The Erythrobacter aurantius genome includes a window with the following:
- a CDS encoding SDR family NAD(P)-dependent oxidoreductase, which produces MSGKAPSAGVAVITGAASGIGAGLARHAVMRGMAVVLADWDEAGLAAIAGELSGEVAKLTIDVRKPSDLEALADLAYSRFGQVDLLFNNAGVLSAGLAWELTAETWQRVMDVNVMGVVNGIRAFVPRLLQEGRSARIINTASVGGFFANGLMGPYFASKAAVVALSESLAHDLASAGGKVSVSVLAPGPVNTGILREEGGVGAKTMMERMRQLTKQHSADPDSYAALIFDGIDQGQFWIVPQPEALDDRLKARTRMILDRQSPVAAMGKE; this is translated from the coding sequence ATGAGCGGAAAGGCCCCTTCAGCCGGAGTGGCCGTGATCACCGGTGCGGCGAGCGGGATCGGTGCGGGTCTGGCGCGTCATGCGGTCATGCGCGGTATGGCGGTGGTTCTGGCGGATTGGGATGAAGCGGGCCTTGCCGCGATTGCTGGCGAACTATCAGGCGAAGTCGCCAAACTGACGATCGATGTGCGCAAGCCGTCCGATCTCGAAGCCTTGGCCGATCTCGCCTATTCCAGGTTCGGGCAGGTGGACCTTCTCTTCAACAACGCAGGGGTGCTCTCCGCCGGTCTGGCATGGGAATTGACCGCTGAAACATGGCAGCGGGTGATGGACGTCAACGTGATGGGCGTCGTCAACGGGATCAGGGCCTTCGTTCCGCGCCTGCTGCAAGAGGGCAGGTCGGCCCGCATCATCAACACCGCATCGGTCGGCGGCTTCTTCGCCAACGGATTGATGGGCCCGTATTTCGCGTCAAAAGCGGCGGTGGTCGCGCTTTCTGAAAGTCTCGCTCATGATCTTGCATCAGCGGGAGGCAAGGTCAGCGTTTCGGTGCTGGCGCCCGGCCCGGTCAATACCGGCATCCTGCGCGAAGAGGGCGGGGTCGGGGCGAAGACCATGATGGAGCGCATGCGCCAGCTCACCAAGCAGCACAGCGCCGATCCGGACAGCTATGCGGCGCTGATCTTCGACGGGATCGATCAGGGCCAATTCTGGATCGTGCCGCAACCCGAGGCGCTGGATGACCGGTTGAAGGCGCGGACCCGGATGATCCTTGATCGGCAATCCCCGGTTGCTGCAATGGGTAAGGAATGA
- a CDS encoding class I adenylate-forming enzyme family protein translates to MSASDPILDAITAPGSPFELASVDGIKRFANAPQNLDQFISSAQRHGDQVFIVEGDRRITFAKAFALRDALAATLAIEPGDRVAICMRNRAEWLIGYMAVVRAGGVVALINSRGSPDELAAAIGSVDAKIVLSDEHRAEMLRDGGYQGRIIEAADFPPAGASFTPPAPAGPDDPAAILFTSGTTGRVKGAVLTHRNVITGIMSMQMAGMMVLHNTARQYGIPVEQLLASIPRQAVLLVYPLFHISGMGASFLSPLVAGSKIVILPKWDAKEAARAIADEKITMFSAVPTMLWDMLREAQANAVDLSSLTNIGTGGQALPINLLDGMRELCPQAVMGTGYGLTETTGTVAMAVGEDFLRKRASAGRVVPLVEMRVEAPDGSELPRGEAGEIVVRSAQVMQGYWGMPGETAEVLSADGWLRTGDVGYLDDEGYLFIVDRKKDMVISGGENIYCAEVERVLSEIPEISECATFGIPDDRLGELLVAVVRADGLTEDAVIAHVGDRLARYKAPAKVVFLDQPLPRNHLDKVDKIALRARWNELGKELT, encoded by the coding sequence ATGAGCGCATCCGACCCGATACTTGATGCAATCACCGCACCGGGCTCGCCATTCGAACTGGCGAGCGTCGACGGGATCAAGCGGTTCGCCAATGCGCCCCAGAATCTCGACCAGTTCATCTCCAGCGCACAGCGCCACGGCGACCAGGTCTTCATTGTCGAAGGCGATCGCCGGATCACCTTCGCAAAGGCTTTTGCCTTGCGCGACGCGCTTGCCGCCACGCTGGCAATCGAACCGGGTGACAGGGTCGCGATCTGCATGCGCAACCGCGCCGAATGGCTGATCGGCTATATGGCAGTGGTGCGCGCGGGCGGAGTGGTCGCGCTGATCAACAGCCGCGGTTCGCCCGATGAACTGGCAGCAGCAATCGGCTCAGTCGATGCCAAGATTGTGCTCAGCGATGAACACAGGGCGGAAATGCTGCGCGATGGCGGGTATCAGGGGCGCATCATCGAAGCGGCAGATTTTCCGCCCGCCGGAGCCAGCTTCACGCCCCCTGCCCCGGCAGGGCCAGACGATCCGGCTGCGATCCTGTTCACTTCCGGCACCACGGGCCGGGTGAAAGGCGCGGTTCTGACCCATCGCAACGTCATCACCGGCATCATGAGCATGCAGATGGCGGGGATGATGGTGCTGCACAACACCGCGCGACAATACGGAATTCCAGTGGAGCAACTGCTCGCCAGCATTCCGCGCCAGGCCGTGCTGCTGGTCTATCCGCTGTTCCACATTTCAGGCATGGGTGCATCGTTCCTGTCTCCGCTGGTGGCAGGGTCAAAAATCGTCATCCTGCCCAAATGGGATGCAAAGGAAGCCGCCCGCGCGATTGCGGATGAAAAGATCACGATGTTTTCGGCCGTACCCACCATGCTGTGGGACATGCTGCGCGAAGCACAGGCCAACGCCGTGGACCTGTCCAGCCTGACCAATATCGGCACCGGCGGTCAGGCCTTGCCGATCAACCTGCTCGACGGAATGCGCGAACTTTGCCCGCAGGCGGTCATGGGGACGGGATACGGCCTGACGGAGACAACCGGTACTGTGGCGATGGCAGTCGGTGAGGATTTCCTGCGCAAGCGCGCGTCTGCCGGTCGCGTCGTGCCGCTGGTCGAAATGCGGGTCGAGGCGCCCGACGGATCGGAATTGCCACGCGGCGAAGCAGGCGAGATTGTTGTCCGCAGCGCGCAGGTGATGCAGGGGTATTGGGGAATGCCCGGCGAAACCGCCGAAGTGCTGTCCGCTGACGGATGGCTGCGCACCGGCGATGTCGGCTATCTCGATGACGAAGGCTATCTCTTCATCGTCGACCGCAAGAAGGACATGGTCATTTCGGGCGGGGAGAACATCTACTGCGCCGAGGTGGAGCGGGTGCTGTCCGAGATCCCCGAAATTTCCGAATGCGCGACTTTCGGAATACCCGATGATCGGCTCGGCGAATTGCTGGTTGCGGTGGTGCGGGCGGATGGCCTGACCGAAGATGCCGTGATCGCGCATGTGGGCGACAGGCTGGCGCGGTACAAGGCCCCGGCCAAGGTCGTGTTTCTCGATCAGCCGCTGCCCCGCAACCATCTCGACAAGGTCGACAAGATCGCGCTGCGGGCGCGCTGGAACGAACTCGGAAAGGAATTGACCTGA
- a CDS encoding aromatic ring-hydroxylating oxygenase subunit alpha, translated as MTVPAAEMDAKMDSATDARTAPVLVWQMLENMSKEELLQWRRSEPKNRASVKERNLDIGYPYGWYPAMLSSDLKIGEVKPLRYFSTDLVIWRGEDGGVRMLDAYCRHLGAHMGYGGKVTGNNIECPFHSWQYNGEGVVETIPYATRIPPQVKRPCEKQWHVTEANRWIWFWYHPKGADPMWEVEHVKEATDPEWTDYDIFEWDVWGSLQNMAENGVDAAHFKYIHGAADMPDYDFDWGTGDHRRGARLFLNLGTPKGMVKGEIAYRNIGPGQSYTRFTGICETLLVACITPIDEDHAVSRFCFTQPKAQKEGPAGGAARAIIKDICKQFDQDKVVWDRQKYLPNALVCGGDGPIGKFRSWYKQFYVDDGAGSAE; from the coding sequence ATGACAGTCCCCGCAGCCGAAATGGACGCAAAGATGGATAGTGCAACCGATGCCCGCACCGCCCCTGTACTGGTGTGGCAAATGCTCGAAAACATGAGCAAGGAAGAACTGCTCCAGTGGCGACGCAGCGAACCCAAGAACCGTGCGAGCGTCAAAGAGCGCAATCTCGATATCGGCTATCCTTACGGATGGTATCCGGCGATGCTGTCGTCCGATCTGAAGATCGGCGAAGTGAAGCCGCTGCGCTATTTCTCGACCGATCTCGTGATCTGGCGCGGCGAAGACGGCGGGGTCCGCATGCTTGATGCCTATTGCCGCCATCTCGGCGCGCATATGGGTTACGGCGGCAAGGTGACGGGCAACAACATCGAATGCCCGTTCCATTCGTGGCAATACAACGGCGAAGGCGTGGTCGAAACGATCCCCTATGCCACCCGCATTCCTCCGCAGGTCAAGCGGCCATGCGAAAAGCAATGGCACGTTACCGAAGCCAACCGCTGGATCTGGTTCTGGTACCATCCCAAGGGTGCAGACCCGATGTGGGAAGTGGAGCACGTCAAGGAAGCAACCGATCCTGAATGGACCGATTATGACATCTTTGAATGGGATGTGTGGGGATCGCTGCAAAACATGGCCGAAAACGGCGTGGACGCGGCCCACTTCAAATACATCCACGGCGCCGCCGACATGCCCGATTATGACTTCGACTGGGGTACCGGCGATCATCGGCGCGGGGCGCGGCTGTTCCTGAACCTGGGCACGCCCAAAGGCATGGTCAAAGGCGAAATCGCCTATCGCAACATCGGGCCGGGCCAAAGCTACACGCGCTTCACCGGGATTTGCGAAACGCTGCTGGTCGCCTGCATCACTCCGATTGACGAGGACCACGCCGTCTCGCGCTTCTGCTTCACCCAGCCGAAGGCCCAGAAGGAAGGGCCCGCCGGCGGTGCCGCGCGCGCGATCATCAAGGACATCTGCAAGCAGTTCGATCAGGACAAGGTCGTGTGGGATCGGCAGAAATACCTGCCCAACGCGCTCGTCTGCGGCGGAGACGGTCCTATCGGCAAGTTCCGCAGCTGGTACAAGCAGTTCTATGTCGACGACGGCGCAGGTTCGGCTGAATGA
- a CDS encoding SDR family NAD(P)-dependent oxidoreductase, which translates to MSDSKVALVTGASRGAGAGIARGLGELGYTVYVTGRTTSPGSAKGWDGSVLPGTFEETAQNVTALGGRGVAVQCDHSDDEQIAELFARIARDEGRLDMLVNNATYIHHQLIEKKPFWEKELDAVGILDVGLRSAYVASWHAAKMMVPQGSGLIAFGSSFGASCYMHGPAYGAQKAGVDKLAHDMEHDLRGTGVVAVSIWMGPLITERSKIASETNPEQYKDFIETAENPEFTAHILDAIDRAPNRDELSGGVHIAAEIAKDLGISDRGKDRPSYREMLGSPPQKNPAAVY; encoded by the coding sequence ATGTCTGATTCGAAAGTGGCGCTTGTCACCGGCGCGAGCCGTGGGGCAGGTGCAGGCATTGCCCGCGGCCTCGGCGAACTGGGCTATACCGTCTATGTGACCGGGAGGACAACCTCCCCCGGCAGCGCCAAGGGCTGGGACGGATCGGTCCTGCCGGGCACCTTCGAGGAAACCGCGCAGAACGTGACCGCACTCGGCGGGCGCGGCGTTGCGGTGCAGTGCGACCATTCCGATGACGAACAGATCGCCGAACTGTTCGCCCGGATCGCGCGCGACGAAGGCCGGCTCGACATGCTCGTCAACAACGCCACCTACATCCACCACCAGCTGATCGAGAAGAAACCTTTCTGGGAAAAGGAACTCGACGCCGTGGGCATTCTCGATGTCGGCTTGCGCTCCGCCTATGTCGCCAGCTGGCACGCGGCGAAGATGATGGTGCCTCAGGGCAGCGGCCTGATCGCTTTCGGATCGTCTTTCGGCGCGAGCTGCTACATGCACGGTCCGGCCTATGGCGCGCAAAAGGCCGGGGTCGACAAGTTGGCGCATGACATGGAGCATGACCTGCGCGGCACCGGCGTTGTTGCCGTCTCGATCTGGATGGGCCCGCTGATCACCGAGCGATCGAAGATCGCCAGCGAGACCAATCCTGAGCAGTACAAGGATTTCATCGAGACTGCGGAGAACCCGGAATTCACCGCCCACATCCTCGACGCGATCGACCGTGCGCCCAATCGTGACGAACTTTCCGGCGGAGTCCACATCGCAGCGGAAATCGCGAAGGATCTGGGCATTTCCGATCGCGGCAAGGACCGGCCAAGCTACCGCGAGATGCTGGGCAGCCCGCCGCAAAAGAACCCGGCAGCGGTTTACTGA
- a CDS encoding amidohydrolase family protein, translating to MAQGSGMPKDIGIIDCMLGIPEAEDRGDWFASFRPLIKDRQTLEQFSMPAQYMFKDIPASGKQDDYTAWVVEQMDANGVERALVGWNDNETSRRAKERFGDRFFFDLPIDPNGGVDEIRRIRRIHAEVGLSALSCFPAGTLPRVAIDHKYMFPFYALACELDIPFCVNAGVPGPRIPMETQKVERIDEVCWYFPELKLVMRHGAEPWEELAVKLMLKYPNLYYSTSAFAPKHYPKAIVDYANTRGAEKIIYAGYFPMGLSLDRIMRDMPNVPFKDEVWPKFLRENAIRVFGLEK from the coding sequence ATGGCTCAGGGATCAGGAATGCCCAAGGACATCGGCATCATCGACTGCATGCTCGGGATTCCGGAGGCGGAAGACCGCGGCGATTGGTTCGCCAGCTTTCGCCCCTTGATCAAGGACAGGCAGACACTCGAACAGTTTTCGATGCCCGCGCAGTACATGTTCAAGGATATCCCGGCGAGCGGCAAGCAGGACGACTACACCGCATGGGTGGTCGAACAGATGGACGCGAACGGGGTGGAGCGCGCGCTGGTCGGCTGGAACGACAACGAGACATCGCGGCGGGCAAAGGAACGGTTTGGCGACCGCTTCTTCTTCGACCTGCCGATCGATCCCAACGGCGGAGTCGACGAAATCCGGCGCATTCGCCGGATCCATGCCGAAGTCGGACTTTCGGCGCTCAGCTGCTTCCCGGCAGGAACGCTGCCGCGGGTGGCGATCGATCACAAATACATGTTCCCCTTCTACGCCCTCGCTTGCGAGCTCGACATTCCGTTCTGTGTGAATGCGGGTGTGCCGGGGCCGCGGATCCCGATGGAGACCCAGAAAGTCGAACGGATCGACGAGGTGTGCTGGTATTTCCCCGAGCTCAAACTGGTGATGCGCCACGGCGCGGAACCGTGGGAAGAGCTCGCGGTGAAGCTGATGCTCAAATATCCGAACCTGTATTATTCGACCTCGGCCTTTGCGCCAAAGCACTACCCCAAGGCAATCGTCGACTACGCCAACACGCGCGGCGCCGAAAAGATCATCTACGCCGGGTATTTCCCGATGGGCCTGAGCCTCGACAGGATCATGCGCGACATGCCCAACGTGCCGTTCAAGGACGAGGTGTGGCCCAAATTCCTGCGCGAAAACGCGATCAGGGTTTTCGGGCTGGAAAAGTGA
- a CDS encoding nuclear transport factor 2 family protein: protein MSLEARIERLEALEEIRQLPAKYALALDMRDMDAMVGLFCADVRVGKDASGREALRAYMDQTLRSPFTGTSHHIGGHIIELDDANHAHGIVYSKNEHETPVEGGADEWVIMQMMYVDDYERQDGQWFFRRRLPLYWYATDLNKPPVGDNKMRWPGTDWAEGNFHKLFPSFAEFWDRDGAPEGPVPEPAPFGEFIDRMRRGNAAPKVKVRAD, encoded by the coding sequence ATGTCGCTTGAAGCCCGGATCGAACGCCTTGAGGCGCTGGAGGAAATTCGCCAGCTTCCCGCCAAATACGCACTCGCGCTCGACATGCGCGACATGGATGCAATGGTCGGGCTTTTTTGTGCCGATGTGCGGGTCGGCAAGGATGCGAGCGGACGCGAGGCTTTGCGCGCATACATGGACCAGACATTGCGTAGCCCCTTCACAGGGACGTCACACCACATCGGTGGCCACATCATCGAACTGGACGATGCCAACCACGCGCACGGCATCGTCTATTCCAAGAACGAGCATGAAACGCCCGTCGAAGGCGGTGCGGACGAATGGGTCATCATGCAGATGATGTATGTCGACGATTACGAGCGGCAGGACGGGCAATGGTTCTTCCGCCGCCGCCTGCCGCTTTACTGGTATGCGACCGACCTGAACAAGCCGCCGGTGGGCGACAACAAGATGCGCTGGCCCGGAACCGACTGGGCCGAAGGGAACTTCCACAAGCTGTTCCCCAGCTTCGCCGAATTCTGGGACCGCGACGGGGCACCCGAGGGCCCGGTGCCAGAACCCGCGCCATTCGGTGAATTCATCGACCGGATGCGGCGCGGGAATGCGGCGCCCAAGGTAAAGGTGCGCGCGGATTGA
- a CDS encoding FAD-dependent oxidoreductase — protein MESWDKEVDVLVVGSGAGGLLSALVAAEKGASTLIIEKEALWGGTSATSGAGIWIPASDQARAEGFDDKPEDAFKYVRALSADNVPDANIRSYVENAACMLRWMGEHTDITYCSFPYPDYHAENPGGSPTGYRTHMPLPMDGRKLGKDVETLRFASPAASLFGYLNWHFDETYILLFRAKGWWWHLTKSLARYWFDLPFRFKSEKDRRLTLGNALAGGLRMALNKRGVPLWLESPMESLIEEDGKVVGAVVRRGKKTLRIGARKGVILAAGGFDKNQEMRDKHAPLYRNALYSGGTGGNTGDSIRAGQSVGAETMNMHSAWAAPVFYVPGEDRGRLCTIERALPGCMMVNQKGERYLNEAASYHIVGQQMARREAEHGDASPSWFVFDHTYRHKYPVGPLLPLLPDWAQNGMVRSILKKGRTVAELAEAMGADPAVLGATVERFNTHAAKGEDPDFNRGEAAYDKMYGDPSVTPNPCLKPLDKGPFYAMPIYPGDIGTNGGLKTDDRARVLNTDGKPIGGLYAVGNNAASAMGESYPGAGVTIGPALTFGYLAARDALGVND, from the coding sequence ATGGAAAGCTGGGACAAAGAAGTCGATGTGCTTGTCGTCGGGTCGGGCGCGGGCGGGCTGCTGAGCGCGCTTGTCGCTGCCGAAAAGGGCGCATCGACGCTGATCATCGAGAAGGAAGCGCTGTGGGGCGGCACCTCCGCCACTTCGGGTGCTGGCATCTGGATCCCGGCCAGCGATCAGGCGCGGGCCGAAGGCTTTGACGACAAGCCCGAGGACGCGTTCAAATATGTCCGCGCGCTGTCGGCAGACAATGTGCCCGATGCCAATATCCGGTCCTATGTCGAAAACGCGGCATGTATGCTGCGCTGGATGGGCGAGCATACCGACATCACCTACTGCTCGTTCCCTTATCCCGATTATCACGCCGAAAACCCCGGCGGCAGCCCGACCGGCTACCGCACTCACATGCCGCTGCCGATGGACGGCAGGAAGCTGGGCAAGGATGTCGAGACGCTGCGCTTCGCGTCACCGGCGGCCAGCCTGTTCGGCTATCTCAACTGGCATTTCGATGAAACTTACATCCTGCTGTTCCGGGCCAAAGGGTGGTGGTGGCACCTCACCAAGAGCCTTGCGCGCTACTGGTTCGACTTGCCGTTCCGGTTCAAGAGCGAGAAGGACCGGCGGCTGACTCTGGGCAATGCGCTGGCGGGCGGTCTACGCATGGCGCTGAACAAGCGCGGAGTGCCGCTGTGGCTCGAAAGCCCGATGGAAAGCCTGATCGAAGAGGATGGCAAGGTCGTCGGCGCGGTGGTGCGCCGTGGCAAGAAGACGCTCCGCATTGGCGCGCGCAAGGGCGTGATCCTGGCGGCTGGCGGTTTCGACAAGAACCAGGAGATGCGCGACAAGCACGCCCCGCTCTATCGCAACGCGCTCTATTCCGGGGGAACCGGCGGCAACACTGGCGACTCCATCCGGGCGGGCCAGTCGGTGGGCGCGGAAACGATGAACATGCATTCGGCATGGGCCGCGCCGGTCTTCTATGTGCCGGGCGAGGATCGCGGGCGGCTTTGCACGATCGAGCGCGCTCTGCCGGGCTGCATGATGGTAAACCAGAAGGGCGAGCGTTACCTCAACGAGGCAGCGAGCTATCACATCGTCGGCCAGCAGATGGCGCGGCGCGAGGCAGAACATGGCGATGCGAGCCCGAGCTGGTTCGTGTTCGATCACACCTATCGCCACAAATACCCAGTCGGCCCCTTGCTGCCGCTGCTGCCAGACTGGGCGCAGAACGGCATGGTCAGGTCGATTCTCAAGAAAGGGCGTACCGTCGCCGAACTGGCGGAGGCGATGGGGGCTGACCCTGCGGTTCTTGGTGCGACAGTCGAACGCTTCAACACCCATGCGGCGAAGGGCGAGGACCCCGACTTCAACCGGGGTGAAGCGGCATACGACAAGATGTATGGCGATCCCTCGGTCACGCCCAATCCGTGTCTCAAGCCGCTGGACAAGGGACCGTTCTACGCCATGCCGATCTATCCGGGCGATATCGGCACCAATGGCGGGCTGAAAACCGACGATCGCGCGCGGGTGCTGAACACCGACGGCAAACCGATTGGCGGGCTTTATGCTGTCGGCAACAATGCCGCATCGGCGATGGGCGAAAGCTATCCGGGGGCAGGGGTCACCATCGGCCCGGCGCTGACCTTCGGATACCTTGCGGCGCGCGATGCGCTGGGCGTCAACGACTAG
- a CDS encoding SDR family NAD(P)-dependent oxidoreductase: MKSSLNGKVALITGAGQGVGQGIALALASAGAKIVLFGRTLEKLEATAHEVRARGSEALSVSGDVCDAGDLERAVASAGEAFGGIDILVNNAQQVPMGKLAKVTDEAFEAGFRSGPLAAFRLMKLVQPGMAERGGGVIFNLVSSAGVRWDMAGYGAYGAIKQAMRPLTRAAAAEWGTDNIRVLSLAPHAKSPGLKWWIENNPDEAEAFFRTIPLRRVGECEEDIGQAVVALCQPELGYLTGATIPLDGGQANFD; encoded by the coding sequence GTGAAATCATCACTCAACGGCAAGGTCGCGCTGATCACCGGCGCCGGGCAAGGCGTGGGGCAAGGCATCGCATTGGCGCTGGCATCCGCCGGGGCGAAGATCGTGTTGTTCGGTCGCACCCTGGAAAAGCTCGAGGCGACGGCGCACGAAGTCCGGGCGCGCGGCAGCGAAGCGCTATCCGTGAGCGGCGATGTCTGTGACGCAGGCGATCTCGAACGCGCGGTTGCCAGCGCGGGCGAGGCTTTCGGCGGGATCGACATTCTGGTGAACAATGCGCAGCAGGTTCCGATGGGCAAGCTGGCAAAAGTCACCGACGAAGCGTTCGAAGCAGGATTCCGATCAGGCCCGCTCGCAGCATTCCGGCTGATGAAGCTGGTGCAGCCCGGCATGGCCGAAAGGGGTGGCGGGGTAATCTTCAACCTGGTCTCCTCCGCCGGAGTCCGCTGGGACATGGCGGGCTATGGGGCTTATGGCGCGATCAAGCAGGCGATGCGACCGCTGACCCGCGCCGCGGCGGCGGAATGGGGGACGGACAACATCAGGGTGCTGTCGCTCGCGCCCCACGCCAAGAGCCCCGGCCTCAAATGGTGGATCGAGAACAATCCGGACGAAGCCGAAGCATTCTTCCGGACGATCCCGTTGCGCCGCGTCGGCGAATGCGAGGAAGACATCGGGCAAGCCGTCGTCGCGTTGTGTCAGCCGGAACTGGGTTATCTCACCGGCGCCACGATTCCGCTCGATGGCGGGCAGGCAAATTTTGACTGA
- a CDS encoding SDR family NAD(P)-dependent oxidoreductase: protein MSAPFAGRVAIVTGGSDGIGRATSELLAAKGAHVVVLARSMDKLEATRDAIIEQDGSVEIHSIDLSDAQAYADLVARIADAHGRLDMLVNNAMSVHYAPLDKLSLDHWRKDFAVNADAVFAGTKAAIAAMRKSGGGSIVNVSSTTAIRAAPFMTSYSASKAAMIQFSAVAAMEVARDNIRVNCVVPGQVQTAGNEDFARKAPEIAAKTAQAIPMGRGGKPDELAEAIVFLLSDAAAYITGVALPVDGGKSAQLYLPS, encoded by the coding sequence ATGAGCGCGCCATTCGCGGGCCGCGTCGCCATCGTCACCGGCGGCAGCGACGGCATTGGCCGCGCGACTTCGGAACTGCTCGCGGCAAAAGGCGCGCATGTCGTCGTGCTGGCGCGCAGCATGGACAAGCTGGAGGCCACCCGCGACGCGATCATAGAACAGGACGGCAGCGTGGAGATCCACAGCATCGATCTGTCGGATGCGCAGGCCTACGCCGATCTCGTCGCGCGGATCGCGGATGCCCACGGGCGGCTCGACATGCTCGTGAACAATGCGATGAGCGTGCATTATGCGCCGCTCGACAAATTGAGCCTTGATCACTGGCGCAAGGATTTTGCCGTCAACGCCGATGCGGTGTTCGCCGGGACCAAGGCCGCGATTGCGGCGATGCGCAAATCGGGAGGGGGGAGCATCGTCAATGTCTCTTCCACCACCGCCATTCGCGCCGCGCCGTTCATGACGAGCTATTCCGCCAGCAAGGCGGCGATGATCCAGTTCAGCGCCGTCGCCGCGATGGAGGTCGCACGCGACAATATTCGCGTGAACTGCGTCGTGCCGGGGCAGGTGCAGACCGCCGGAAACGAGGATTTTGCCCGCAAGGCCCCTGAAATCGCGGCCAAGACCGCGCAGGCGATTCCGATGGGTCGCGGTGGTAAGCCGGACGAACTGGCCGAAGCAATCGTCTTCCTGCTGTCCGATGCCGCAGCCTATATCACCGGCGTGGCGCTTCCGGTGGATGGCGGCAAGTCGGCGCAACTTTATCTGCCTTCATGA
- a CDS encoding NADH:flavin oxidoreductase: MPEAFEKCVGEERKNVSAFAKAYSPLQIGPLTMRNRFIKAATNEGMAKGGIVSKGLARFHEKVAEGGAGLTTVAYCATSKDGRTFVDQATLDDDSVADFRALTDAVHKHGAAASAQITHAGSFTFLDKRTLQTNKPLSSSGGFNKVGVMSGRYFKKKMDESEIAAMTQEFVAAARRAKEAGFDAVELHMGHGYLLSQFVSKLYNKRRDEFGGSIEKRMNFPSEVLGRVLDAVGKDLAVIVKFSMTDGPKGNTIEDGVAVARRIEADGAHLAVLSNGMNVESITAMFGSSLPKRGARPSNPILRIGMFLQSLTEPPEVQFRENYLRELALRVRGEVSMPLAYLGGVQSREGVEQAMDDGFDAIAVGRALVHDPAFINQLRAGAVQQSGCTACNRCVTMMYTPGGTSCILTRDGIDPALNTVGAAA, encoded by the coding sequence ATGCCAGAGGCATTCGAGAAATGCGTTGGAGAGGAGCGAAAAAACGTGTCCGCATTCGCAAAAGCATACAGCCCGCTTCAGATCGGGCCCCTGACCATGCGCAACCGCTTTATCAAAGCGGCGACCAATGAAGGAATGGCAAAAGGAGGCATCGTCAGCAAGGGGCTGGCGCGTTTCCATGAAAAGGTCGCCGAGGGCGGGGCCGGGCTGACCACGGTCGCCTATTGCGCCACGTCAAAGGACGGGCGCACTTTCGTCGATCAGGCCACTCTGGATGACGATTCGGTTGCTGATTTTCGCGCGCTTACCGATGCCGTTCACAAGCACGGCGCCGCTGCCAGCGCGCAGATCACCCACGCGGGCAGCTTTACCTTCCTCGACAAGCGCACGCTGCAGACCAACAAGCCACTGTCCTCCTCGGGCGGGTTCAACAAAGTCGGCGTGATGTCGGGCCGCTACTTCAAGAAGAAGATGGACGAATCCGAAATCGCCGCGATGACGCAAGAATTCGTCGCCGCCGCCCGGCGCGCGAAAGAGGCCGGCTTCGACGCGGTGGAACTGCATATGGGGCACGGATATCTGCTCAGCCAGTTCGTCTCGAAACTGTATAACAAGCGCCGGGACGAATTCGGCGGATCGATCGAGAAGCGGATGAATTTCCCTTCAGAAGTGCTGGGACGCGTGCTCGATGCGGTCGGCAAGGATCTGGCAGTCATCGTCAAATTCTCGATGACCGACGGCCCCAAGGGCAACACGATCGAAGACGGTGTCGCGGTCGCGCGGCGGATCGAGGCGGACGGCGCGCATCTGGCCGTTCTTTCCAATGGCATGAATGTCGAGTCGATCACCGCCATGTTCGGTTCTTCACTGCCCAAGCGTGGGGCCCGCCCGTCCAATCCGATCCTGCGTATCGGCATGTTCCTGCAATCGCTCACCGAACCGCCCGAGGTGCAGTTCCGCGAGAATTACCTGCGCGAACTGGCGCTGCGGGTGCGTGGCGAGGTGTCGATGCCGCTTGCCTATCTCGGCGGGGTGCAAAGCCGCGAAGGGGTGGAGCAGGCGATGGATGACGGCTTTGACGCAATCGCGGTGGGCCGGGCGCTGGTCCACGATCCCGCCTTCATCAACCAGTTGCGGGCTGGCGCCGTCCAGCAATCCGGATGCACCGCCTGCAATCGCTGCGTCACCATGATGTACACGCCCGGAGGCACCAGCTGCATCCTGACGCGCGATGGCATTGATCCGGCGCTCAACACCGTGGGGGCCGCGGCATGA